The genomic window GCTCCAGGCCCCTCCCGCCCCCGCGGCCCCTCCCGCCCATGTGGGCCGGGTGGGCGCGCTCGGCGGCCCGATGGCGGAGCTCCTGGCCATCGGGTGCTCCACCGGAGGGCCCAAAGCCCTCCAGGACCTGCTGCCCGGCATCCCCAGGACGCTCCCCGTCCCCTGCCTCATCGTCCAGCACATGCCCGGCACCTTCACCAAGGCCTTCGCCGAGCGCCTCAACGGCCTGTGCCAGGTGGAGGTCAAGGAGGCCGAGCACGGCGAGACGGCGCGCCCCGGCGTGGTGTACATCGCCCCCGGCGGCCACCACATGCTCTACCGCCAGCGCGGCCTGGGCGGCTCCATCGAGCTGAGCGCCGAGCCCGCCTCCAGCCTCCACCGCCCCAGCGTGGACGTCCTCTTCCAGAGCATCGCCGACCAGTGCTCCCGCCAGGTGCTCGCCATGATCCTCACCGGCATGGGCAGCGACGGCGCCCGGGGCATGGTGTCCCTCAAGGCCAAGGGCGCCCACACCCTGGCCGAGGCCGAGGAGTCCTGCGTGGTCTACGGCATGCCCCGGGCCGCCTTCGAGAAGGGCTGCGTGGACCAGGTGGCTCCCCTCCAGGACATGGCCGGGATCCTGCGCAGGCATTTCCAGATCTAGCGACCATGGACCCCGTCCAGACCGCCGTCACCGCCTTCCTGAACGCCGTCCAGGCGGCACAGCCCCTGCCGGAGCTCCCGGCGGCCCCGCAGGCGGTCCTCAACGCCCTCCTGGGCCAGGACGTGAACCTGCGGTTCCAGGGACAGACCGCCGCAGGCCTCCAGTTCACGCTGCCGTCCGGCCAGATCCTCACCGCCCAGGGCGACTTCCCCT from Geothrix sp. 21YS21S-2 includes these protein-coding regions:
- a CDS encoding chemotaxis response regulator protein-glutamate methylesterase yields the protein MDPIRVLIVDDSPFMRKALERMLQAPDIAVVGSARDGLDALEKIPQLNPDIVTLDVEMPRLDGLGCLKRIMAEMPRAVLMVSSLTQEGAAATLDALAFGALDFIPKESSLASSSILQIQQDLQEKVRKLARSPRFQKARPAAPAPRPGFPALQAPPAPAAPPAHVGRVGALGGPMAELLAIGCSTGGPKALQDLLPGIPRTLPVPCLIVQHMPGTFTKAFAERLNGLCQVEVKEAEHGETARPGVVYIAPGGHHMLYRQRGLGGSIELSAEPASSLHRPSVDVLFQSIADQCSRQVLAMILTGMGSDGARGMVSLKAKGAHTLAEAEESCVVYGMPRAAFEKGCVDQVAPLQDMAGILRRHFQI